A window of Nonomuraea angiospora genomic DNA:
TCACCGCCACGTACGCGAGCCTGCGCTCCTCCATCAGGTCACGCTCGCGGCAGTGCTCGTCGAACGCGCCCAGCTCCTCCTTGCTCAGCCCGCTCAGCCTCGGCAGGTCGGCGGCGTCGCCGCGCAGCGGGTAGGGGAGCTTGCGCGGGTTTTCGGTCCAGCGGCTGTTCATGACCGGCGTGGCGGGGAAGATGCTGCCCGTCGCGATCGTCCCCTTGGAGCTGACGAGCTGCGACAGGCCCGGCACGACCACGATCGGCCACTCCAGCCCCTTGGAGGCGTGCACGGTCATGAGCTTGACGCTGTTGCTGTCGCCGACCCGGCCCGCCTCCAGCCCGAACTCCTCGCTCTCCGCCGCCTGCAGGTAGGCCAGGAACGCGCCCAGCGTCGGGTCTTCCGCGTCGCCCGCGAACCTGGACGCGGCGTCGAGGAACGCGTCGAGATCGGCCCGCGCCGCGAACGTGCTCGTCGTGCCGCTGCGCGCGGCCACCTCGACGTCGAGGCCGAGCGTGCGCTCGACCTCGCTGATCAGGTCGGGGAGCGGCTGCGCGGTGTGGGCCCTGAGCCGGCGCAGCTCCTGGGCGAGCGCCACCAGCCTGGTGCGGGCCAGCGGCGAGAACGCCTCCAGCCACTCCTCCCGGTCGGGCAGCTCGTCCAGCGCGTCGACCAGGCTGCCGCGCTCCTCGGCCAGGTCGGCCACCACCTGGTCGAGCGGATCCTCCTCCCGGCCGCTGTCGCTCAGCTCGCGGGCCAGCAGCCTGGCGTGCTCGCCCAGCACCCGCAGGTCGGCGGGCCCGATCCGCCAGCGGGGCCCGGCCAGCAGCCTGGCCAGCGCGTCGCCGGCCGTCGCGTCGTACAGGACGCGCAGGGTGGCCACGATGTCGGTCACCTCGGGCACGGTCAGCAGGCCGCCGAGACCGACCACCTCGACCGGGATGTCGCGCTCCTCCAGCGCCCTGCGCAGCGCGGGGAACTGCGAGCGCTTGCGCGCCAGGATCGCGACGTCCTGGGGCTGCACCGCGAGCGTCTTCTTGCGCTCCTTCTCGCCCCAGGGCAGGCCGTCGGGCGCCGTCTCCGTGCCGAGGATCCTGGCGATGCCGTCGGCGACCCACTTCGCCTCGTCCTCGGCCGTCTCGTGGAAGGCGCAGGTGACCCGGCCGCGGTCGACCCGGTTGGGGCCCGGGACCAGGACCGGCACCTCGCGGGCCTCCATGCGCAGCGGGAGCTGGACCCGGGCGGCGACATCGAGCACCCGGTCGCCGTTGCGGAAGCTGACGCTGAGCTGGCGGACCTCGGCGGCGTCGCCGGAGCTGTTGCGGAAGTCCTGGGGGAAGCGGCGCAGGTTGCCCGCGGAGGCGCCGCGCCAGCCGTAGATGGACTGGCAGGGGTCGCCCACGGCGGTGACGGGGTGGCCGCCGCCGTAGAGGGAGCGCAGCAGGACGAGCTGGGCGTGGCTGGTGTCCTGGTATTCGTCGAGCAGGACCACGGAGTAGCGGGCGCGCTCGATCTCGCCGACCTCCTTGTGGTTGGCGGCGATCCTGGCGGCCAGCGACATCTGGTCGCCGTAGTCGATGACCTCCCGGCCGCGCTTGAGCCGCTCGTACGCCTCCACCATCGGCAGCAGCTGCTCCCTGGCTGCCTGGACGCCGATCGGCTTGCGCTGGGCCACGGTCGTCCTGCCGGGCAGCACGTCGAGCCTGCCCCGCAGCCACTCCCCCACCCGCCGCACGTCGCCGGCCGATCGCAGGTGCTCCGACAGCTCGCCGGCCAGCTCCAGCACGGCGGCGGTGACCGACGGCGGGCCCAGCTCGATCCGGTCCATCGGCCCGTCGTACATCGCCACCACCCGCGAGGCGAGCTGCCACGACACCGCCGGCGTGACCAGGCGCATGGTGGGCTCCAGCCCTTCGCGCAGGGCGTGGTCGGTGACCAGGCGCGCGGCGTAGGCGTGGTAGGTGGACACGGTCGGCTCGTTGTCGAGCGCGCCCGGCTCCACGAGGCCGGCCTCGGCCAGGCCGTTCAGCCGCTCCCTGACCCGGTTGGCCAGCTCGGCGGCGGCCTTGCGGGTGAAGGTCAGGCCCAGCACGTTTTCCGGTTTGACCAGGCCGTTGGCGACCAGCCAGACCACGCGCCCGGCCATGGTCTCGCTCTTGCCCGAGCCGGCGCCGGCCATGACGACCATGGGCTCCAGCGGGGACTCGATGACCGTGGCCTGCTCACGGGTGGGGGGCAGGATGCCGAGCTTGCCGGCGAGTTCGGCGGGGGTCAGCACACCTGGCCCCCGTTGTCGTTGACCGGGCAGCTCGCCCTGGCCGCGCACGTGCGGCAGCCGTCGTTGACCTTGGCCTGGAAGAACGGCCCCGACATGCCGGTCGCCACGGTGTCGACCAGATCCTTGGCCCAGCCCGGGTCCTTGTCGTCGGCCAGCGGGGGCTGCGCCTGCTCCAGCGCGTCGTGCTTGCCCGCCGCTTTGCCGACCTGGACGAGCGCGGCGCCGCCCGGCTCGGTCATGCCGTGGCGCGCGAAGGCCCCGAGCAGCGCGGCGAGCTGGTAGACGCCGAGCTGGGGGTGGCGGTCGAGGTCGCCGGCCTTGGGCTTGGAGCCGCCGGTCTTGAGGTCGATGATCACGGCGCGGTTGTCGGAGTCGCGCTCGACCCGGTCGACGCGGCCCTTGATCTGGACGCCCTCGGTGACCATCGCCGTGAACGCCTCCTCCAGGGCCACCAGCTCGCGCGGATTTTCCTTGTGCCAGCGCAGGAACTTGCCGATCATCTGCTCGGCGACCTGGCGCTGCTTGCGGTTGTACCAGACGCCGCCGAAGTCGAGGTCGCCCCAGACCTGGTTGAGGCGGTCGCCCAGGAGGTCCTCGCTGGGCAGGTCGGTGGCCGCCAGGACGGCCAGGGCGTGGATGATGTTGCCCAGGCCCTGGGCGGTGCTGGTGCCCGCGGCGCCGACGGCCGTCTCCAGCAGCCAGCGCAGGCCGCACTTGGTGAAGCTCTCGACCGCCGAGGGCGAGATGCTCACGACGTCGTCGGGCCAGCTCAGCGGGCGGTCGTCGGAGATGGGTGTGAGGGCGTACCAGTCGTTGGGGTGGGCCCCCTGGACGCCCGCGGCGGCGAGGCGGGCGAGCTGCCTGGCCGCCTTCTGCCGCATCTTCCTGGGCTTGGTCGGGTCGGTCACCGCGCTGCGGAGGTCGGCCACCAGGGCGGACATGTTCAGCCAGCGGGCCCGGTCGTCCACCGTGGCCGACTCCACCGCCCCCGGCATCAGCTCCGACAGGAACCTGGACGGGCGCTCGTCGGTGTCCTCGCCGCCCACCGCGGTCACCACCAGCCTGCGCCTGGCCCTGGTGGCGGCCACGTAGAACAGCCTGCGCTCCTCGGCCAGCAGCTTGGAGGCCAGCGAGGCGGCGTTGGGCTTGGTGCCCTCGACCACCTCGACGAGGTCTTCGACGCCGAGCAGCGACCCGCGCAGCCGCAGGTCCGGCCAGACGCCCTCCTGCACGCCCGCGACGACCACGACGTCCCATTCGAGGCCCTTGGAACGGTGTGCGGTCAGCACGCGCACGGCGTCGCCGTCGGGGGCCCGGTCGGCCAGCGTGTCGCCGGGGATCTCCTGGGCGGCCAGGTCGTCGATGAACACCTCGGGGCCCGCCTTGGGCATCCGGTCCACGAACCGGGCCGCATGGTCGAACAGGGCCACCACGGCGTCGAGGTCGCGGTCGGCCTGCGCGCCCCTGGGGCCGCCCTGCAGGCTCAGGTCGGTCCAGCGCTGGGCCAGGCCGCTGGCGTGCCACACGGCCCACAGGAGGTCTTCGGCCGTCCCCTCCTGCTGCGCGGCCTCGCGGGCGGCGGCCAGGAGCTTGGCCACGCGCTCGGCGGGGACGGCGACGTGGTCTTCGACGCGGATGAGCTCCCTGACGTCCTGCACGGCCGCGACCAGCAGCTCGCCGGACGAGCGCGTGCCCTCCGCCTCGTTCTCGGCGATCTTGAGTGCGCGGCGCAGGCGGCGTACGCCGATCATGTCCGTGCCGCCGAGCGGCCCCGTCAGCAGCTCCTCGGCCACGCCCTCGTCGAGCTGGGCGGGGTCCATGGCCACGCGGAGCATGGTGAGCAGCGGCCGCACGCCGGGCTCCTGCGCGATCGGCACCTCGTCGCCCGCGATCATCGTCGGCACGCCCGCGTTGACCAGCGCCCGGCGCAACAGCGGCACCTGGCGCTTGGCCGAGCGGACCAGCACCGCCATGCGGTGCCACGGCACCCCGTCGATCAGGTGCGCGCGCCGCAGCGTGTCGGCCACGATCGCCGCCTCCTGGCTGGTGCTGTCGGCCAGCAGCACCCGCACGTCGCCGGCGTCCGCGTCGGGCAGCGACGCCAGGTCGCGGTGGTCGTGCTCGTGCCCGTAGGCGTGGTCGGGCATGGGCGCCACCGGCAGCCGGGCGGCCACCCGGCGGGAGGCCTCCAGCAGGTCGGCCCCGCTCCTGCGGCACACCCGCAGCGCCAGCACCGGCGCCTCGCGGCCGTCGAGGGTCTTGAACCGCTCGGGGAACTTCATGATGCCCTGCACGTCGGCGCCCCTGAAGCCGTAGATCGACTGGTCGGGGTCGCCGACGGCGACCAGGTCGGCCCCGTCGCCGGCGAGCTGGGCCAGCAGGAACTCCTGCGCCGGGTCGGTGTCCTGGTATTCGTCCACGAACACCACGTCGTGCGCCGCCCGCTCCCGCTCGCGCACCTCCGGCCGGGCCAGTAACGCGGAGGCGGCCCCGATCAGCTCGGCGTAGTCGTAGGTCTCCTCCGGGTCGAGGTCGAACCTGTCCTGGTAGCGCTCGGCGAACCTGCCCGCCGCCGCCCAGTCGCCCCGGCCGTGCAGCCTGCCGAGGGCGATCAGCCGCTCGGGGTCGAGCCCGCGCTCGTTGGCCCTGGACAGGAAGTCGCGCAGCTCCTCGGCGAAGCCCCGCGTCTTGAGCGGCTCGCGCAGCGACACCGGCCAGTCGAGCCCGCCGCCCTCCAGCTCGCCGTGGAGCAGCCGCCGGATCTCCAGGAGCTGCTCGGGGCCGGTCAGCAGGCGTGGCGGGGCCTTGCCCTCCAGCACGGCCTCGCGGCGCAGGAGCGCGTAGGCGTAGGAGTGGAAGGTGAGGGCCAGCGGGGTGCGGGTGGTGCGGCGCAGGCGGGCGGTGACCCGCTGGCGCAGCTCCTCGGCGGCCTTGCGGCTGAAGGTGAGGATGAGCACGCGCTCGGGATCGACGCCGCGGCGCTCGATCCTGTCGACGACGCTCTCGACTATCGTGGTGGTCTTGCCGGTGCCCGGACCTGCGAGAACGAGCAGCGGGCCGCTCTGGTGGGCGACCACGGCACGCTGGTGCTCGTCGAGCACAGGGGGCACAACAGAGCCAGTGCTGCCGCGCCGCACCAAGCGCCAGGTCTGACCACTCACAACACTAGATTCCACCAGACCACAGGGACAGATCGTGCCGACTTGCCCGGTCTCCCCACGCGATCCGCCTACCGTATCGGGGCGAATCTCCACTTTCTCGCACGACACGCCGCCCTGATGTTCGCCGACGGCGTTGCCGCGATCACCGAATACCCCGCCTACGGAGCGTAGGACCTTGTAACTTAGGGTCATGCGCTGGCAGGTCCACTCCGAGAGATCCCTGTACGCGGACCCGTGGCTGGACATCCGGGTGGCGGATGTGGAGCTGCCCGACGGGCGCCGCCTCGACCACCGGCTCGTACGCATCGCACCCGGTGCGGGGGCGGTCGTCACCGACGGCCAGGACCGGGTGCTGCTGATCTGGCGGCATCGCTTCATCACCGACACGTGGGGCTGGGAGATCCCGCTGGGCCAGGTGGACGAGGGCGAGATGCCTCAGGCGGCGGCCGCGCGCGAGGTCGAGGAGGAGACGGGCTGGCGTCCCGGCCCCCTGCGCCCGCTGCTGTCGATCCAGCCGACCAACGGCTTCACCGACAGCCTGCACCACGTCTACCACGCCGACTCGGCCACCCGCATCGGCCCGCCGTCGGACCCGTGCGAGGCGGAGCGGGTGGAATGGATGCAGGCCTCGCGCATCCGCAAGCTCATCGAGAACGGCGAGATCGTCTGCGGCACCACCATGTCGGCCCTGCTCTACCTCCTGGTGGAGCACCTGCCGACCGTCGGATTCCCCCGCGCCGAAGACCTCACCTCCGACTACGACCCCGACCGCCGCTTCCTCCTGCCCGACCTCCCGGACCTCTTCTGACAGCGCTGAGGGGCGCGCCCTTGACCACGGAGCCGGTCAAGGACGCGCGTCGTCACGGCGAGCAGCCCGTGAGCCTTCACTACCGGCCATGACGGACGGCCACCGACGTCGGCGCGTGCGGCCCACCGTGCGCAGCCGTAAAGGATGAAGGTCTTGATGGGCGGGCCGCTATGAGAAGCGGCCCGCCACGACTACGAGAAGAGATGATCGACGACGCGCGCAGTAGCCTTGCCGTCGTCGCGGGGGGCGAAGGTGGCGCGGAAGGCTTCGTAGCGGTCGGCGTGGGCCGCCGCCACGGAGTCGATGTCGCGCAGGGCCTCGATCACCTCGGCCGACGTCGGCAGCACCGGCCCCGGCGCCTGCTCGGCCAGGTCCAGGTAGAGGCCCCGCTTGGTCGAGTATTTGGGCAGGTCGTAGCCGTAGAACACGATCGGCCGGCCGGTGCACACGAAGTCGAACATGACCGACGAGTAGTCCGTCACCAGCACATCCGTCACCAACAGCAAGTCGGCAATATCGGGATAAGTTGTGACGTCGTGGGCGATGTCCGGGACGGCCGGCACCGCCTGCATCGGATGCGCCCGCACCAGGATCTCGTGGTCGGCCCCGAGGGCCTCGCGCGTCTTGGCGAGGTCGAGCTTGACCATGGCGTTCTTGCGGTCGTAATCCCGCCACGTGGGCGCGTACAGGATCACCCGCTTGCCCTCCACGAGCCCCAGCCGCTCCCGCACCGCGGCGGCCAGCGCCTCGCGGTCGGGTGAGTTGAGGACGTCGTTGCGCGGCAGCCCGCTCTCCAGGATCTCGCCCTTGTAGCCGAACGCCTTGCGCAGCACCGGCGTGGCCCACGGCGACTGCGACAGCAGCAGGTCCCAGCCGCGCACCTCCGCCGCCTGGCGGTGCCAGATCGGCGGCTTCGGGTCGCGGGCCATGTGGGACTGGTCGTTGCCGATGTGCTTGGCCGGGGTGCCGTGCCAGGTCTGCAGCACGACCTGGTCCTCGCGGGCCCTGAACCAGACCGGCAGGAACGAGTTGGTCACGATGTGGCGGGACCTGGCCAGCGCGGCGTGGTGCTCGCGGCTGCCCGCGCGGATGACGGTCGCGCCGCCGGGCGGCACGAAGGCGCCGTCCTTGACCACCCAGATGTGCTCGCGGTCGTCGCCCCGCCGCAGCCGCTCCTCGTAGATGGCGCGGACGCTGTCGGCGTAGAGGCGGCCGTCGTTGACGACGTAGACGGTCGCGTCGTTCAGCGGCTCGGTGCGCTGGGCCGGGTAGAACACGCGGCGCAGCACGTGGGTGCCGGCCACGCCCCGCTCGTCGGCGGGCCGGGCCTCCTCCACCGTCACGACCGGCACGTCGAATCGGGTGGAGATCATCCGGTACGTGTGCCCGCCGAGCGTGCGCGGCTCCTCGTCGAGCCCCGGCAGGGCCGCGTGGTCCATGCGCAACGGCACGATCTCGCCCGACGGGTGGCGGATCGACATGTTCCAGGTGCCGGAGGCGAGCGGCACGGGCTCGCCGAAGCGGTCCATGGCCGAGGGCTCGACGCGTACGGAGAACTCCTCGCCGGAGCGCTCCATGGGAAGCAGATAGGACAGCCCGGAGCGGTGCCGCAGCGTCAGCGTGCGGGAGCCCGGGGCATCGGGATAGTGGCCGCGCAGCAGGAGCGCGGAGCCCTCCCAGACGGCCGAGGTGATCACCGGCCGGATGCGGTGGGCGGAGACGACCACGCGGTCACGGCGGTCGCCGAGCACGGTGATCTCGCGGTCGCCCACCGGCGTGCGCGTCTCCACGAGGTCGGCGAGCATGACGGACGCCGCCGGGTCGCCCTTGGGCTCGACCCAGAGCCGCCGCCCGTCCTTCTCCTGCAGCAGGGTGGGCACGGCCAGCCCCACCGTGACCTCCGTGCCGTCGCCGGCCGGGGTGAAGTCGGCGGCGATGCGGTGACCGCCCAGGCGGGCGTGGCCCTTGGTCACCGTGCGGCCGGGCAGGGAGATCTTCAGCTCCAGGCGCTCGCCCTCGACGGACACGCCCTTCAGCTCGGCCCGGTTGGGCTGGAGCACGACCTGCAGCGCCCGGTCGGACGTCCACACCGGCCGGATCCACAGGCCCGGCTTCAGCTTGAGCCCGGCGGGACGCTCGGGCCGGCCGACCGAGGAGCCGCGCAGCAGGCCCGTGGCCCGCGCGCCCCGGCTCCAGAACACGATCTCGGCCCGCCAGGTGGTCGTGTCGGGCACCGACGGGCGGTGCCGCATCCGCCGCCGCACGGCCGACACCACGTCGCGTACGGCGCCGCGCCAGCGCAGCGGCCACGGGCTCAGCTCGGCGCTGAACCCGGACCAGTCGTAGTTGCAGCCGGGCTCGCGCGCGCCATGGGTGGCCTCGGGCGCGAGCACGCGCCGCGTGCGCATGCGGATGGGCGGCAGCCAGCGCGGCCCGCGCAGCACCACGCTCGCCCAGTTGAACCTGCGGCTGCGGACGGAGAGCCCCGCCAGGTACGCGAACCCGGTGACGCGCAGCTTGCCGTCGACCCAGACGATGTCGTCGATGTGGGTCACCGGCACCATGTCGGCGCGCCGCAGCCGGTAGAGGTCGGGCGAGAGCTCGTCGCGGAAGGGCAGGTCCGCGTACCAGCGCAGGCCCTTGCGGATGCGCTTGGACGGCTCGGCGGCGGCCGTCACGACCTTGGTGAGCGTCTCGCCCTCGACGAGCTCCTCGTCGGGCCGGTGCTCGATCAGGTGACATATGACACGCCGCGCGACCGGCAGATCATGCTTGACGCGCGCGTCGACGGCCGCGAGGTAGGGCCGGACGAGGTCGAGCATCTCGCGCCGCCGTGCCGCGCCGCGCTTGACCGCGAGGTCCATGCGGGACCCGAGTGGGCCGCTCAGCACCTCGGTGTCGTACGCCGCGTCGCGACCGCCGGGGCCGACGGCTCGCATGACCGCTTCGAGGGGCTCTCCACGATCACAAAGATCCTGGACAGCCTTGAGGCGGTCGGCGAGCGAATCGCCGCCCTGGCTCTGGGCTGTGACGCCGGTTGCCATTGGGGTGGCACCGCCTTTCGGGCCGCCATTCAGTGTTCTGCCCATGGTAATGCGAGTCACATGTCACAATTTCGCCGGTTCGGCGAAACGGCAGGTCATGACCCTTACTGAAAATCCGCTGAAGGCCCGTCCCAGCGGGCCTGTCTCATGTCCACCCGTTCGCCCCGCAACGGCGTGCCTTCCTCACGCCAATGGGCCAGGCAGCGTTGCAGGTGGTCAGGGGCCGCGCCGGAGCCGTCGGCGTGGACGACGCGCCACCACGGCACGCCGCCGCCCCACGTCGACATCACCTTGCCGACCTGGCGGGGACCGCCCTCGCCCAGGTATTCGGCGATGTCGCCATAGGCCATGACCTTGCCGGGCGGGATGCGCTCGACGAGGTCGAGCACCCGCTCGGCGAAGGGGTTCAGGGGGTCCATGCCGCCGGGCCCGCTTCGATGATCTCCTCGAACTTGCCGATCTCCATCGCGCTGCCGCCCGTCACGACCTCGATGACGCCGTCGCGCAGCGCGTAGACCTCGCCGTCCTCGCCCACGAGCCGGGCGCCGAGCGCGGCCGAGAGCCGGACGAGTTGCGCGACCTGCCAGTCGGAGCCGGGCTCGCCGACCAGCTGGCCCTGCCAGCGCGCCACCGCGTGCGTGCCGCCCCTGTGCGCGGCCACGATCTCGTCATCTCCGCTCAGCCCGAAACCGGCCGGTGCGATGGCCTTCGCGAGCTCCGCGAAGGCGAGTGGCGACTCGCGCACCACCCGCAGCTCGTATCCCATGACGCGGGACCATAGCGGATCTTTACTGTTCCTTGCGCTGATTGAGCACGATGATCGCGCCGCAGAACATGACCAGCGCGACCAGCACTCCTCCCCCGTACAGCCACAGCCGCAGCGGATCGGGCCCCGGCCGGGTCGGCACGGGTGAGTCCTCGCCCTGCCCGAAGTGGTCCTGACCTGACATGACGCTGCGCTGTTCCCCGGTCAGCCGCTCGGCGGCGTTGAGCGCGGCGGCCGCGTCGACCACCCCGAACCCGGTCTGGTCGTCGTACCCCGGGGCGGGCCGGCCCCGCGCGCTGGAGGCCAGCGCCTGGGCGACCTGCTCGGGCGGCAGGTCCGGATAGCGGGACTTGACGAGCGCGGCCACTCCCGCCACGAGCGCGGCGGCCGAGCTGGTGCCCTCCGACAGCTCGTAGCCGCTCTTGCGCTTGACCACCGGCACGCCCACGCCGGGCGCGGCGACCAGCACGGACAGGTTGTCGCTGCTGAACGTGGCCCGTTTGCCCTGCTTGTCGGTGGCCGCCACGCCGATGACCCCCGGGTAGCCGGCCGGGAAGCTCCAGTAGGAGGTGCCGTTCTCCTTGGCGTAGGCGGTCAGGCCGTCGTTGCCCACGGCGGCGACCAGGACGACGCCCTTGCCGAGCGCGTAGGAGACGGCCTCGCGCTCGGACCTGAGCGGGCCGTAGGAGCCGATGGACATGCTGATGACCTTGGCTCCGTGGTTGGCGGCATACCGCAGGGCTCGCGCGAGGGGGCTCTCCGAGGTCTGCTCCTCGTCCTCCACGGGAGGGACGCCCAGCTCGGGGTTGTCGTCGGTGACCATGGGCAGCGACAGGATGCGGGCCTGCGGGGCGACGCCGATCAGGCCGTCGTCCTCGCCCGATGCCGCGATCAGCCCGGCCATGGCGGTGCCGTGCCTGCCCGGCGCCGTCTCCTTGACGACCGCGCCCGCGGTCATGTCGGGGCCCGCGGTCACCCTGCCCTTCAGCTCCTTGACCTGGTCGTCCACACCGCTGTCCACGACGGCGACGGTGATGCCCTCGCCCTTGGTGACGGTCCAGGCCTGCTCGACGTTGAGGGCGTCGAGCACCCACTGCTGCTGCTCCCGCACGGGGTCGGCGGCGGGTCCCGCCAGTACGAGGAGCGCCGCGGTGAGCGCGCGTACGGTCGCTAGCACACATTCCCCTGGGTGCAGGGCGGGACCTTGGGCGGGTCCGCGAGGAAGTAGGCGATCTGGTTGCCGACGGACTTCGCGGCCGGCCACAGCTCGGAGTGCAGGATCTCCTCCGGCGGGATCGCGGCCCTGGTCCGGCCGTCGGCGTAGCCGGCCGTGGAGAACACGATGTACGGCCCGGCGCCCACCCAGCCGGTGCGCTGGCGCTGGTCGGGGCCGAAGCGTTCGGTCACCGTGCCGGGGAAGGCGACGGGCAGCACGCCCACGCGGTCGTCCTGGGTGAGCTCCTCGCTCGCCGAGACCCTGGACGCCTCGTCCTTCAGCACGGCCACCCCGACCGTGATCACGAACGAGGCGGTCTGGTCGACGTACGTGGCCCGCAGCATCGTGACGCAGCCGTGGTTGTCCAGGATCCCGGCCACGGAGGCGTCCACGCCCTTGCCGCACTCGGTCTCGGGGGCGATGCCGACGCGCCTGGCGTACTGCTGGGCCCGGTCGAGCCCGAGGTACTTCACCTCTTCCGGGAAAACGCCCGTCGCCGGCCACGCCTGCCAGCGCCTGGCGATCTCCTCCTGCTTGTACTGGTTCTGCTCGGCGGGGGTCAGCGGGCGCGCGCGGGTCTCGGCGAACAGGCCGATCGTGCCCAGCAGCACGACCACGGACGACACGACCACGATGACGCTCAGCAGCATCACGAAAATGCGCCGATACCGGACGCCCTGCTGGAGCGCCTCCCTCTCGACGCGGTCCCTGGCGGCCGCACGCGCGCGGGAGCCCGCCGCCGGCCACGTACGCACGCGCGAGCGCCGGCCGGTGGTGGCGCCGAGCGGATTCCTCCGTTCCGGCGTGGTCCCGCCCTCGGCGCGCGGTAGCCCTGAAGTCGACCTACGAGCCCTCACCACCGCCTCATCCTCGCCGTCCTCCCTGCCCGTCGCCGCACTGCGTGAGGCGGGCTGGGGAGCCGTTGGCGTCCCGTGTCTATTTCGTCCCCCTTAGCAGGCGGATCATGCGTCTTGTGAGCCGTACACCCGACGTACGCGTCTGACCAGGATGAATATGACGCCCAAAGAAGCGAACGCGCCGGCGGCCGCCGCGGCGGCGATGGCCGCGTAGACCGTGACGCGCTTGTCGTCCCTGACGATGACCTCGATGGGGGCCGCCCGCCCGCCCGCCAGGGGC
This region includes:
- a CDS encoding CDP-glycerol glycerophosphotransferase family protein, which codes for MRAVGPGGRDAAYDTEVLSGPLGSRMDLAVKRGAARRREMLDLVRPYLAAVDARVKHDLPVARRVICHLIEHRPDEELVEGETLTKVVTAAAEPSKRIRKGLRWYADLPFRDELSPDLYRLRRADMVPVTHIDDIVWVDGKLRVTGFAYLAGLSVRSRRFNWASVVLRGPRWLPPIRMRTRRVLAPEATHGAREPGCNYDWSGFSAELSPWPLRWRGAVRDVVSAVRRRMRHRPSVPDTTTWRAEIVFWSRGARATGLLRGSSVGRPERPAGLKLKPGLWIRPVWTSDRALQVVLQPNRAELKGVSVEGERLELKISLPGRTVTKGHARLGGHRIAADFTPAGDGTEVTVGLAVPTLLQEKDGRRLWVEPKGDPAASVMLADLVETRTPVGDREITVLGDRRDRVVVSAHRIRPVITSAVWEGSALLLRGHYPDAPGSRTLTLRHRSGLSYLLPMERSGEEFSVRVEPSAMDRFGEPVPLASGTWNMSIRHPSGEIVPLRMDHAALPGLDEEPRTLGGHTYRMISTRFDVPVVTVEEARPADERGVAGTHVLRRVFYPAQRTEPLNDATVYVVNDGRLYADSVRAIYEERLRRGDDREHIWVVKDGAFVPPGGATVIRAGSREHHAALARSRHIVTNSFLPVWFRAREDQVVLQTWHGTPAKHIGNDQSHMARDPKPPIWHRQAAEVRGWDLLLSQSPWATPVLRKAFGYKGEILESGLPRNDVLNSPDREALAAAVRERLGLVEGKRVILYAPTWRDYDRKNAMVKLDLAKTREALGADHEILVRAHPMQAVPAVPDIAHDVTTYPDIADLLLVTDVLVTDYSSVMFDFVCTGRPIVFYGYDLPKYSTKRGLYLDLAEQAPGPVLPTSAEVIEALRDIDSVAAAHADRYEAFRATFAPRDDGKATARVVDHLFS
- a CDS encoding UvrD-helicase domain-containing protein; translated protein: MLTPAELAGKLGILPPTREQATVIESPLEPMVVMAGAGSGKSETMAGRVVWLVANGLVKPENVLGLTFTRKAAAELANRVRERLNGLAEAGLVEPGALDNEPTVSTYHAYAARLVTDHALREGLEPTMRLVTPAVSWQLASRVVAMYDGPMDRIELGPPSVTAAVLELAGELSEHLRSAGDVRRVGEWLRGRLDVLPGRTTVAQRKPIGVQAAREQLLPMVEAYERLKRGREVIDYGDQMSLAARIAANHKEVGEIERARYSVVLLDEYQDTSHAQLVLLRSLYGGGHPVTAVGDPCQSIYGWRGASAGNLRRFPQDFRNSSGDAAEVRQLSVSFRNGDRVLDVAARVQLPLRMEAREVPVLVPGPNRVDRGRVTCAFHETAEDEAKWVADGIARILGTETAPDGLPWGEKERKKTLAVQPQDVAILARKRSQFPALRRALEERDIPVEVVGLGGLLTVPEVTDIVATLRVLYDATAGDALARLLAGPRWRIGPADLRVLGEHARLLARELSDSGREEDPLDQVVADLAEERGSLVDALDELPDREEWLEAFSPLARTRLVALAQELRRLRAHTAQPLPDLISEVERTLGLDVEVAARSGTTSTFAARADLDAFLDAASRFAGDAEDPTLGAFLAYLQAAESEEFGLEAGRVGDSNSVKLMTVHASKGLEWPIVVVPGLSQLVSSKGTIATGSIFPATPVMNSRWTENPRKLPYPLRGDAADLPRLSGLSKEELGAFDEHCRERDLMEERRLAYVAVTRAHYHLIASGYRWGSATKPLEPSDFLLEIRDTADRVSVWAGDLADGATNPLLAEPAEAIWPVTPEGLRYESVLDGARLVEDALAGALADDEEEDEPLRAFEEERLRAWERDTDLLLRERELHRRRPATIVELPAKLTVSSLVTLAGDPRELARRIRRPVPVRPAPLARRGTSFHKWLETRWDQQRLIDDLELYDEELEEADVRLAELQERFEASEWADRRPVDLEVPFETMIADRLVRGRMDAVFELPDGGYEVVDWKTGEPPRGKKATRVASVQLAAYRLAWSHLAGVPLEKVRAAFHYVRANRTVRPVDLLDADGLVALIEGVKLVDGERPASDA
- a CDS encoding MGMT family protein, giving the protein MDPLNPFAERVLDLVERIPPGKVMAYGDIAEYLGEGGPRQVGKVMSTWGGGVPWWRVVHADGSGAAPDHLQRCLAHWREEGTPLRGERVDMRQARWDGPSADFQ
- a CDS encoding NUDIX hydrolase: MRWQVHSERSLYADPWLDIRVADVELPDGRRLDHRLVRIAPGAGAVVTDGQDRVLLIWRHRFITDTWGWEIPLGQVDEGEMPQAAAAREVEEETGWRPGPLRPLLSIQPTNGFTDSLHHVYHADSATRIGPPSDPCEAERVEWMQASRIRKLIENGEIVCGTTMSALLYLLVEHLPTVGFPRAEDLTSDYDPDRRFLLPDLPDLF
- a CDS encoding ATP-dependent helicase, which codes for MLDEHQRAVVAHQSGPLLVLAGPGTGKTTTIVESVVDRIERRGVDPERVLILTFSRKAAEELRQRVTARLRRTTRTPLALTFHSYAYALLRREAVLEGKAPPRLLTGPEQLLEIRRLLHGELEGGGLDWPVSLREPLKTRGFAEELRDFLSRANERGLDPERLIALGRLHGRGDWAAAGRFAERYQDRFDLDPEETYDYAELIGAASALLARPEVRERERAAHDVVFVDEYQDTDPAQEFLLAQLAGDGADLVAVGDPDQSIYGFRGADVQGIMKFPERFKTLDGREAPVLALRVCRRSGADLLEASRRVAARLPVAPMPDHAYGHEHDHRDLASLPDADAGDVRVLLADSTSQEAAIVADTLRRAHLIDGVPWHRMAVLVRSAKRQVPLLRRALVNAGVPTMIAGDEVPIAQEPGVRPLLTMLRVAMDPAQLDEGVAEELLTGPLGGTDMIGVRRLRRALKIAENEAEGTRSSGELLVAAVQDVRELIRVEDHVAVPAERVAKLLAAAREAAQQEGTAEDLLWAVWHASGLAQRWTDLSLQGGPRGAQADRDLDAVVALFDHAARFVDRMPKAGPEVFIDDLAAQEIPGDTLADRAPDGDAVRVLTAHRSKGLEWDVVVVAGVQEGVWPDLRLRGSLLGVEDLVEVVEGTKPNAASLASKLLAEERRLFYVAATRARRRLVVTAVGGEDTDERPSRFLSELMPGAVESATVDDRARWLNMSALVADLRSAVTDPTKPRKMRQKAARQLARLAAAGVQGAHPNDWYALTPISDDRPLSWPDDVVSISPSAVESFTKCGLRWLLETAVGAAGTSTAQGLGNIIHALAVLAATDLPSEDLLGDRLNQVWGDLDFGGVWYNRKQRQVAEQMIGKFLRWHKENPRELVALEEAFTAMVTEGVQIKGRVDRVERDSDNRAVIIDLKTGGSKPKAGDLDRHPQLGVYQLAALLGAFARHGMTEPGGAALVQVGKAAGKHDALEQAQPPLADDKDPGWAKDLVDTVATGMSGPFFQAKVNDGCRTCAARASCPVNDNGGQVC